In a single window of the Bradyrhizobium erythrophlei genome:
- a CDS encoding ubiquinol-cytochrome c reductase iron-sulfur subunit — MPFDDRLHCRCYKRRTILGLTLAPLLAGSARAAEEGEAAKPPAPDDRFVFLTGPRKGQVVRAEDLALGGPQVQAFPMAPDGTVRNDTRLNLVILARFDPAVLTDETRARAADGVVAYSAICTHQGCPVNMWSKEQNAFVCSCHASTFDPRNAAEVIGGPAPRPLAALGLKLKDGVVTVASTFSGHVGVTQN; from the coding sequence ATGCCGTTCGATGATCGGCTGCACTGTCGCTGCTACAAGCGTCGGACAATCCTCGGGCTGACGCTCGCGCCGCTGTTGGCCGGTTCCGCGCGCGCGGCGGAGGAGGGCGAGGCTGCCAAGCCGCCGGCGCCGGATGATCGCTTTGTGTTTCTGACCGGTCCGAGGAAGGGACAGGTGGTTCGGGCCGAGGACCTTGCGCTCGGCGGTCCGCAGGTGCAGGCCTTTCCGATGGCTCCGGACGGCACGGTGCGCAACGACACGCGCCTCAATCTGGTAATCCTGGCGAGGTTCGACCCCGCCGTACTGACCGACGAGACGCGAGCGCGCGCTGCCGACGGCGTCGTTGCCTATTCGGCGATCTGCACGCACCAAGGTTGCCCGGTGAACATGTGGTCGAAGGAGCAGAACGCGTTCGTCTGCTCATGCCACGCCTCTACCTTCGATCCCAGAAACGCCGCCGAGGTGATCGGTGGGCCGGCTCCGCGTCCGCTTGCGGCGCTCGGGCTGAAGCTCAAGGACGGCGTAGTGACGGTTGCTTCGACCTTTTCGGGTCACGTCGGCGTCACGCAGAACTGA
- a CDS encoding PQQ-dependent dehydrogenase, methanol/ethanol family, which yields MTRKQWLLSSVVALTTFVSTVVVAGPIENYSPVTSARLENPEPGNWLMTRGNYKGWSYSSLDQINTSNVKSLVPVWSFSTGMDSGHEAPPIVNNGVMFISTPYIQVIALDAATGDLLWRYKPKFPEGFSALHNTNRGVALYGDKVYLAGLDAVLVALDAKTGKVVWNAKVEDWKTGYYMTMAPLVVKDKILVGVAGGEFGVRGFVQAFDAESGKPVWKTYTVPAPGEPGSDSWQKPDTWKTGGASTWMTGNYDAESNTVYWGTGNASPWFGDQRPGDNLYTSSTVALDGDTGKMKSYFQYQQNESWDWDEMSPPMLVDFQMDGATTKGLLKPARNGYLYRFKRNSDGGISFINAQAYVPQNVFKSIDPKTGRPEVDMAHKPATGKAAQFCPGLWGGKDWPFEAYNPKTGMVYIPSNENHCNNLEGKVEERVPGQWWTGVAIPDLHFSVDTKASFYGELQAYDVDSGKRVWRNLYPGSMMWGSILTTGGGLLFTGGTNDREFRAYDAKTGEQLWHFKTNSGIMAPPSTYEVNGVQYVAVESGYGVDPAFQQGLMSELVGWQKDVPQGGVVWVFAVSK from the coding sequence ATGACCAGAAAGCAATGGCTTTTATCGAGCGTTGTCGCGCTCACAACCTTTGTCTCAACCGTGGTCGTCGCCGGTCCGATCGAGAATTACAGTCCGGTAACATCAGCTCGGCTGGAAAATCCAGAACCGGGGAACTGGCTGATGACGCGCGGCAACTACAAGGGATGGAGCTACAGTTCGCTTGATCAAATCAACACCAGCAATGTGAAGTCGCTGGTACCGGTGTGGAGCTTCTCCACCGGTATGGATTCTGGTCACGAAGCGCCGCCGATCGTGAACAACGGAGTGATGTTCATCTCGACGCCGTACATCCAGGTGATCGCGCTGGATGCGGCCACGGGGGATCTGCTTTGGCGCTACAAGCCCAAGTTTCCCGAAGGGTTCAGCGCCCTGCACAACACCAACCGTGGCGTGGCGCTGTACGGCGACAAGGTATACCTGGCCGGGCTTGATGCCGTGCTGGTCGCGCTCGACGCCAAGACCGGCAAGGTCGTTTGGAACGCGAAGGTCGAGGATTGGAAGACCGGCTACTACATGACCATGGCGCCCCTGGTGGTAAAGGACAAGATTCTGGTTGGCGTCGCGGGCGGCGAGTTCGGCGTGCGCGGCTTCGTCCAGGCATTCGATGCCGAGTCCGGCAAGCCTGTATGGAAGACCTACACGGTTCCGGCACCCGGCGAGCCGGGAAGCGACAGCTGGCAGAAGCCCGACACCTGGAAGACCGGCGGTGCCTCCACCTGGATGACCGGCAACTATGATGCCGAGTCCAACACGGTCTATTGGGGGACGGGCAACGCCTCCCCATGGTTCGGCGATCAGCGGCCGGGCGACAATCTGTACACCTCCTCCACGGTCGCGCTCGATGGCGATACCGGCAAGATGAAGAGCTATTTCCAATACCAACAGAACGAGTCGTGGGACTGGGACGAGATGAGTCCCCCGATGCTGGTGGACTTCCAGATGGACGGCGCCACCACCAAGGGCCTGCTGAAGCCGGCGCGCAACGGCTACCTATACCGGTTCAAGCGCAATTCGGACGGCGGGATCTCCTTCATCAACGCCCAGGCCTACGTGCCGCAGAACGTCTTCAAGAGCATCGATCCGAAGACCGGGCGGCCTGAGGTCGACATGGCCCACAAGCCGGCCACCGGCAAGGCGGCCCAGTTCTGCCCCGGCCTGTGGGGCGGCAAGGACTGGCCGTTCGAGGCCTATAACCCGAAGACCGGAATGGTCTACATTCCGTCCAACGAGAACCACTGCAACAACCTGGAAGGCAAGGTTGAGGAGCGCGTTCCCGGACAGTGGTGGACGGGCGTTGCCATCCCGGATCTCCACTTCTCGGTCGACACCAAGGCGAGCTTCTACGGCGAGCTCCAGGCGTACGACGTCGACAGCGGCAAGCGGGTTTGGCGCAACCTGTACCCGGGGTCGATGATGTGGGGCTCGATACTGACCACCGGCGGCGGCCTGCTCTTCACGGGCGGCACCAACGACCGTGAGTTCCGCGCCTACGATGCCAAGACCGGTGAGCAGCTTTGGCACTTCAAGACCAATTCCGGGATCATGGCGCCGCCTTCGACCTACGAGGTCAACGGCGTGCAGTACGTGGCGGTGGAGTCCGGCTACGGAGTCGACCCGGCCTTCCAGCAGGGGCTGATGAGCGAGCTGGTAGGTTGGCAGAAGGATGTGCCGCAGGGCGGCGTCGTCTGGGTCTTCGCCGTCTCCAAGTGA
- a CDS encoding ABC transporter substrate-binding protein, giving the protein MKRREFLGTILAVPLCYRSALAEGKIRRVGYLSAGSPVTDDSPTSGPVIDGLKRLGWVEGRTIHFERRAAEGQIDRLPSLVSDLIAVGVEAILTSGFPAIAACKGAPVPAIASGAGDLVSLGLIESLRQPGGNITGISDLAGELAPKRLAILKEALPSIRRVAMLWNDGDRAMGQRYELSAASAGTLAISVQPLPVREPEDFSEAFAAMDRERPDAGFMVVDGLTGLNRKRVIEFAGSHRIPFMYEGDFIVRDGGLVSYGPDLTEVGERQASLLDKILHGANAGELPFERPTRFTLAVNLKTAAKLSLKLPPALLVRADEVIE; this is encoded by the coding sequence ATGAAGCGACGCGAGTTTTTAGGCACGATTTTGGCTGTGCCGCTTTGCTACCGCTCGGCATTGGCGGAGGGAAAAATCAGACGGGTTGGCTACCTCTCCGCGGGTTCCCCGGTCACTGATGACTCGCCGACCTCCGGTCCGGTGATCGACGGGCTCAAACGTCTCGGTTGGGTAGAGGGCCGCACGATCCACTTCGAACGGCGTGCTGCCGAAGGCCAAATCGATCGTTTGCCATCGCTCGTCAGCGACCTTATAGCCGTCGGCGTGGAAGCGATCCTCACGTCAGGATTTCCCGCCATCGCTGCATGCAAGGGCGCACCAGTTCCAGCCATCGCCTCGGGCGCCGGCGATCTGGTTTCACTCGGGCTGATCGAGAGCCTTCGCCAGCCGGGTGGCAACATCACAGGGATTTCGGATCTGGCTGGCGAATTGGCGCCGAAGCGGCTGGCCATTCTCAAGGAAGCGCTACCCTCCATCCGCCGCGTTGCCATGCTTTGGAACGATGGAGACCGCGCGATGGGCCAGCGTTACGAGCTCTCAGCTGCATCAGCAGGTACGCTGGCAATTAGCGTACAACCGCTTCCAGTACGCGAGCCGGAAGACTTTTCCGAAGCCTTCGCAGCGATGGATCGGGAAAGGCCGGATGCCGGGTTTATGGTGGTCGACGGACTGACCGGTCTGAACCGCAAACGCGTCATCGAATTTGCCGGATCGCACCGCATTCCATTTATGTACGAAGGTGACTTCATCGTTCGGGACGGCGGTCTCGTCTCTTACGGTCCGGACCTCACCGAGGTCGGTGAACGACAGGCTTCGTTGCTCGACAAAATCCTGCATGGTGCGAACGCTGGCGAATTACCTTTCGAGCGGCCGACGAGGTTCACGCTCGCGGTGAACTTGAAAACAGCCGCCAAGCTCAGCCTCAAGCTGCCTCCCGCGCTACTGGTTCGCGCCGATGAAGTGATCGAGTGA
- a CDS encoding ABC transporter substrate-binding protein has protein sequence MKRREFIALLGGAAAWPLSARAEPAMPTIGYIGSETPELFADRLDAFRQGLAAAGYEEGRNVRIEFRWAEGRNDRFPALAADLVSRQVALIAAPGSTPAALAAKEATATIPIVFAIGGDPVSLDLVASLSRPRGNVTGATSLNVEVGPKRLELLQELVPGARIVGLLVNPTNPKLAEAQSRDGEAAARSYGVQIHVLRASSESEFEPDFAALAPLGAGALVIGNDALFLSESRRLATLAIRYAMPTIHQSRAFAAAGGLASYGGSVAEAHRNAGVYAGRILKGERPADLPVVQSTKIELTVNLRAAKALGLAVPELLLARADEVIE, from the coding sequence GTGAAGCGGCGGGAATTCATCGCTCTACTCGGCGGTGCAGCGGCTTGGCCCCTATCGGCGCGCGCCGAGCCGGCGATGCCGACCATTGGCTATATTGGAAGCGAGACGCCGGAGCTGTTCGCCGACCGCCTGGACGCCTTCCGCCAGGGCCTTGCTGCCGCCGGGTATGAGGAGGGGCGCAACGTCCGGATCGAATTTCGCTGGGCCGAGGGGCGCAACGATCGGTTTCCTGCCCTGGCAGCCGATCTGGTTAGCCGCCAAGTGGCCCTCATCGCCGCACCGGGCAGCACGCCGGCGGCACTGGCGGCGAAGGAGGCGACCGCGACGATTCCGATTGTCTTCGCGATCGGCGGTGATCCCGTTTCCCTCGACCTCGTTGCCAGTCTCAGTCGGCCCCGCGGTAACGTGACCGGCGCGACCAGCTTGAACGTCGAAGTCGGACCGAAACGGCTGGAGCTGCTGCAGGAACTGGTTCCCGGCGCGCGCATTGTCGGCCTGCTCGTCAACCCGACCAATCCGAAGCTTGCCGAGGCCCAGTCGAGAGACGGCGAGGCAGCCGCGCGCAGTTACGGTGTGCAGATACATGTCCTCCGCGCCAGTAGCGAAAGCGAGTTCGAGCCGGATTTCGCGGCCTTGGCCCCGCTCGGAGCCGGAGCCCTCGTGATCGGCAACGACGCCCTGTTCCTTAGCGAGAGCCGCCGCTTGGCTACACTGGCGATCCGCTACGCGATGCCCACCATCCACCAGAGTCGCGCGTTCGCCGCGGCAGGCGGCCTAGCGAGCTACGGCGGCAGCGTGGCGGAGGCGCACCGCAACGCCGGGGTCTATGCCGGCCGGATACTGAAGGGCGAACGCCCGGCCGATCTGCCCGTCGTGCAGTCCACGAAAATTGAGCTGACCGTCAATCTCAGAGCCGCCAAGGCGCTCGGACTCGCCGTGCCGGAATTGCTGCTTGCCCGCGCCGACGAGGTGATCGAATAG
- a CDS encoding xanthine dehydrogenase family protein molybdopterin-binding subunit: MTINTNPKKLRGFEQFIKVKVENVSRRSILKGLGIAGGFVLAAPVMSRPAFAAYQTGASKMPHGTVVDPRVFVSIAPDGIVAIVAHRAEMGTGVRTSLPLIVAEEMEADWSRVRVQQAHGDEARYGNQDTDGSRSTRHYLIPMRQIGASARTMLEAAAAKRWGVPASEVKAANHEVVHNASGRRIGFGDLAADAANEPVPSIEGLKLKDPKDFRYLGKGEISIVDLRDITTGTAHYGSDTRLPGMKYAVIARPPVTGGKLASFDAAEAMKVSGVEKVMEVRGWPWPSKFQPLGGVAVIARNTGAAIKGRDALKVVWDDGPNGKYDSVAYRAELEEAARKPGLIVRKEGDVDAALKGADKVIVGEYYLPHLAHVSMETPVAVADVKGDKAEIWAPVQSAGGTREDVAKTLGIPEENVTVNVTLLGGGFGRKSKCDFALEAALLSKELGAPVKVQWTRDDDIRHDFLHTVSAERIEAGLDKNGKVIAWRHRSVAPSIASTFAAGTVQQAPFELGMGLVDMPFEIANIQCENPEAAAHTRIGWFRSVSNIPHAFAVQSMVGELAHTTNRDQKEMLLELIGSPRIVDLSSVKDLWNYGEPYSSYPIDTARLRRAVELVAEKGEWGRSVPKGHGLGIAVHRSFVSYIATIVEVAVDDKGKFTVPRVDTAIDCGTYVNPERIRSQIEGAAIMGMSLAKYGEITFKDGKVQQRNYDDFQVIRIDEAPRVTNVYIVPPGPDTPPSGVGEPGVPPFAPALVNAIFAATGKRIRVLPIGKQLET, encoded by the coding sequence ATGACAATCAATACGAACCCCAAAAAACTCCGTGGCTTTGAACAGTTCATCAAGGTCAAGGTCGAGAACGTTTCGCGTCGCAGCATCCTGAAGGGCCTCGGCATCGCCGGAGGCTTCGTGCTCGCCGCTCCCGTGATGTCACGCCCCGCCTTCGCCGCGTACCAGACCGGCGCGAGCAAGATGCCGCACGGCACCGTGGTCGACCCTCGTGTTTTCGTGTCGATCGCACCGGATGGCATAGTTGCGATCGTCGCACACCGTGCCGAGATGGGAACAGGCGTCAGAACCAGCCTGCCGTTGATCGTAGCCGAAGAGATGGAAGCCGACTGGTCGCGCGTCCGCGTCCAGCAGGCCCATGGCGACGAAGCCAGATACGGCAACCAGGATACCGACGGATCGCGCAGCACACGGCACTATCTGATCCCGATGCGCCAGATCGGCGCCTCGGCTCGCACGATGCTTGAAGCCGCCGCGGCGAAGCGCTGGGGCGTACCGGCCAGCGAAGTGAAGGCTGCCAATCACGAAGTGGTCCACAATGCGAGTGGACGCCGCATCGGATTCGGCGATTTGGCTGCCGATGCAGCGAACGAGCCAGTGCCGAGTATCGAAGGCCTGAAGCTGAAGGACCCGAAGGATTTTCGCTATCTCGGCAAAGGCGAGATCAGCATCGTCGACCTGCGCGACATCACCACCGGCACGGCGCATTACGGCTCCGACACGCGCCTGCCCGGCATGAAGTACGCCGTCATCGCGCGGCCTCCGGTCACCGGCGGCAAGCTCGCGTCGTTCGACGCAGCAGAGGCCATGAAGGTTTCCGGCGTCGAAAAGGTCATGGAAGTGAGGGGATGGCCGTGGCCCTCCAAGTTCCAGCCGCTCGGCGGGGTCGCCGTGATCGCTCGCAACACCGGTGCTGCGATCAAGGGCCGCGATGCGCTGAAGGTTGTCTGGGATGACGGACCTAACGGCAAATACGACTCGGTCGCCTATCGGGCCGAACTCGAGGAAGCCGCGCGCAAGCCGGGGCTGATCGTGCGCAAGGAGGGCGACGTCGATGCCGCCTTGAAGGGGGCCGACAAGGTGATCGTGGGTGAATATTACCTGCCGCACCTTGCCCACGTCTCCATGGAGACGCCTGTCGCGGTCGCCGACGTCAAAGGCGACAAGGCCGAAATCTGGGCGCCTGTGCAAAGTGCGGGTGGAACCCGCGAAGACGTCGCGAAGACGCTCGGCATTCCCGAGGAGAACGTGACCGTCAACGTCACGCTGCTCGGCGGCGGATTCGGGCGAAAGTCGAAGTGCGATTTCGCGCTGGAAGCGGCCCTGCTTTCGAAGGAACTCGGTGCGCCGGTCAAGGTGCAATGGACGCGGGACGACGATATTCGCCACGATTTCCTGCACACGGTTTCCGCGGAACGCATCGAGGCCGGACTCGACAAGAACGGCAAGGTGATCGCGTGGCGCCATCGCAGCGTCGCACCGAGCATCGCGTCGACATTTGCGGCGGGTACGGTGCAGCAGGCACCTTTCGAACTCGGCATGGGACTTGTCGACATGCCGTTCGAGATCGCCAATATCCAGTGCGAGAACCCGGAAGCGGCCGCACACACCCGCATCGGCTGGTTCCGCTCAGTGTCGAATATCCCGCACGCCTTCGCCGTGCAGTCCATGGTTGGCGAGCTCGCGCACACCACCAACCGCGATCAGAAGGAAATGTTGTTGGAGCTCATCGGCTCTCCGCGGATCGTCGACCTGTCTTCCGTGAAGGATCTCTGGAACTATGGCGAGCCCTACTCCAGCTATCCGATCGACACGGCGCGGCTTCGGCGTGCCGTCGAGCTGGTCGCTGAGAAGGGCGAATGGGGACGGTCGGTGCCCAAAGGCCATGGGCTCGGGATTGCCGTCCACCGCAGTTTTGTCAGCTATATCGCGACCATCGTCGAGGTGGCCGTGGACGACAAGGGCAAATTCACGGTGCCTCGGGTCGACACCGCGATCGACTGTGGGACATACGTGAACCCCGAGCGAATCCGGTCCCAGATCGAGGGCGCCGCGATCATGGGAATGAGCCTCGCCAAATATGGCGAGATCACCTTCAAGGACGGCAAGGTACAGCAGCGCAACTATGACGACTTCCAGGTGATCCGAATTGACGAGGCTCCCCGTGTGACCAACGTCTACATCGTGCCTCCTGGCCCCGACACGCCGCCAAGCGGCGTCGGCGAGCCCGGCGTGCCGCCCTTCGCCCCGGCATTGGTCAACGCCATCTTTGCCGCGACCGGCAAGCGTATCCGGGTGCTGCCAATCGGCAAGCAACTGGAAACGTAG
- a CDS encoding ABC transporter substrate-binding protein: MQFDQLNRRDFIVLLGGGSAGWPLVANAQQSGKLFRLGYLAFIRGQDSETVLQRLSELGYSEGRNLRFDLRSVDGQAERLPQLAAELVRAGPDVLIAGFGTLAAKAAKAATTTIPVVFTSVGDPIGAGLVASLNRPGGNVTGVSSEASDVVGKRLQILQECIPGKLTIAVLVNPDTPFSTLALQELRVAADARGLRIQVFEARTADQVPVAIEAANQAGAAGLITLEDPLIVRVRHQIAELAAKARLPAVYANRAFAEAGGLMSYGVDRRQLYRHAAEYVDKILKGAKPADLPVEQPTQFEFVINLKAAQSLGLTVPNTLLVNADQVIE, from the coding sequence ATGCAATTCGATCAGTTGAACCGACGCGACTTCATCGTGCTGCTCGGTGGCGGCTCGGCCGGGTGGCCGCTCGTCGCCAATGCCCAGCAGTCGGGAAAGCTATTTAGGCTCGGCTATCTCGCCTTTATCCGGGGCCAGGATTCGGAGACGGTGCTGCAACGGCTGAGTGAACTGGGCTACAGCGAGGGCCGCAATTTGCGCTTCGATTTGCGTTCCGTCGATGGACAAGCGGAGCGACTGCCGCAACTGGCCGCGGAGTTGGTTCGAGCAGGCCCGGACGTGTTGATTGCCGGGTTCGGGACACTGGCCGCGAAGGCGGCGAAAGCTGCAACCACAACGATCCCTGTCGTCTTTACAAGCGTCGGCGATCCTATCGGCGCGGGCCTAGTTGCAAGCCTGAATCGACCGGGCGGAAATGTGACTGGCGTGAGCAGTGAAGCGAGCGATGTTGTCGGCAAGCGGCTGCAAATCCTGCAGGAGTGCATCCCAGGTAAACTGACCATCGCGGTGTTGGTGAACCCGGACACACCTTTCTCGACGCTCGCGTTGCAGGAGCTCAGGGTAGCCGCCGACGCGAGGGGGCTGCGCATCCAAGTCTTCGAAGCGAGGACTGCCGACCAAGTTCCAGTTGCCATAGAGGCCGCTAATCAGGCAGGCGCGGCCGGCCTGATTACGCTGGAAGACCCTTTGATCGTTCGTGTTCGCCATCAAATAGCCGAGCTAGCAGCAAAGGCTCGGCTGCCGGCCGTCTACGCAAATAGGGCATTTGCAGAGGCGGGTGGGCTCATGTCGTATGGGGTGGATCGGCGCCAGCTCTATCGTCACGCCGCCGAGTACGTGGACAAGATCCTGAAAGGCGCAAAGCCAGCGGACCTGCCGGTCGAGCAGCCTACGCAATTCGAATTCGTTATCAATCTCAAAGCAGCTCAGTCACTCGGTCTCACAGTCCCGAATACGCTTCTTGTTAACGCCGATCAGGTGATCGAGTGA